In Astatotilapia calliptera chromosome 16, fAstCal1.2, whole genome shotgun sequence, one genomic interval encodes:
- the LOC113007420 gene encoding gamma-crystallin M3-like, giving the protein MSNTGMNMRGKIIFYEDRNFQGRSYECMSDCSDMTSYLSRCHSCRVESGCFMVYDRPNYMGNQYFMRRGEYADYMSMMGMSDCIRSCRMIHMYRGQFRMRIYERENFGGQMYELMDDCDNIMDRYRMFDCMSCNVMDGHWLMYEQPHYRGRMMYLRPGEYRSFRDMGMSGMRFMSMRRIMDSCY; this is encoded by the exons ATGAGCAACACTGGCATGAACATGAGGGGCAAG aTCATCTTCTACGAGGACAGGAACTTCCAGGGTCGCTCCTATGAGTGCATGAGCGACTGCTCTGACATGACCTCCTACCTGAGCAGGTGTCACTCCTGCAGGGTGGAGAGCGGCTGCTTCATGGTCTATGACCGCCCCAACTACATGGGAAACCAGTATTTCATGAGGAGGGGCGAGTACGCTGACTACATGAGCATGATGGGCATGTCAGACTGCATCAGGTCTTGCCGTATGATCCACATG TACAGAGGCCAGTTCAGGATGAGGATCTATGAGAGGGAGAACTTCGGTGGTCAGATGTACGAGCTGATGGACGACTGCGACAACATCATGGACCGCTACCGCATGTTCGACTGCATGTCCTGCAACGTGATGGATGGCCACTGGCTGATGTACGAGCAGCCCCACTACAGAGGCAGGATGATGTACCTGAGGCCCGGAGAGTACAGGAGCTTCAGGGACATGGGAATGAGCGGGATGAGGTTCATGAGCATGAGGCGCATCATGGACTCCTGTTACTAA
- the LOC113007421 gene encoding gamma-crystallin M3-like, with amino-acid sequence MSTTDMSMGKIIFYEDRNFQGRSYECMSDCADMSSYLSRCHSCRVESGCFMVYDRPNYMGNQYFMRRGEYADYMSMMGMSGGIRSCRMIPMYRGQFRMRIYERENFGGQMYELMDDCDSIMDRYRMSDCMSCNVMDGHWLMYEQAHYRGRMMYLRPGEYRSFREMGMSGMRFMSMRRIMDMC; translated from the exons ATGTCCACCACTGACATGAGCATGGGCAAG atcatcttctacgaGGACAGGAACTTCCAGGGTCGCTCCTATGAGTGCATGAGCGATTGCGCCGACATGTCCTCCTACCTGAGCAGGTGTCACTCCTGCAGGGTGGAGAGCGGCTGCTTCATGGTCTATGACCGCCCCAACTACATGGGAAACCAGTATTTCATGAGGAGGGGCGAGTACGCTGACTACATGAGCATGATGGGCATGAGCGGTGGTATCAGGTCTTGCCGTATGATCCCCATG TACAGAGGCCAGTTCAGGATGAGGATCTATGAGAGGGAGAACTTTGGTGGTCAGATGTACGAGCTGATGGACGACTGCGACAGCATCATGGACCGCTACCGCATGTCCGACTGCATGTCCTGCAACGTGATGGATGGCCACTGGCTGATGTACGAGCAAGCCCACTACAGAGGCAGGATGATGTACCTGAGGCCCGGAGAGTACAGGAGCTTCAGGGAGATGGGAATGAGCGGGATGAGGTTCATGAGCATGAGGCGCATCATGGACATGTGCTAA
- the LOC113007423 gene encoding gamma-crystallin M3-like, producing the protein MHGKIIFYEDKNFQGRSYETSSDCADMSSHLSRCHSCRVESGCFMVYDRPNFIGNQYFMRRGEYSDYQRMIGFSDCIRSCRMIPMHKGSYRVRIYERENFGGQMYELMDDCDNFQDRYRMSDCQSCNVMDGHWLMYEQPHYRGRMMYLRPGEYRSFRDMGYDGMRFSSIRRINESC; encoded by the exons ATGCACGGCAAG atcatcttctacgaGGACAAGAACTTCCAGGGTCGCTCCTATGAGACCAGCAGCGACTGTGCTGATATGTCCTCTCACCTGAGCAGGTGTCACTCCTGCAGGGTGGAGAGCGGCTGCTTCATGGTCTACGACCGCCCAAACTTCATCGGAAACCAGTATTTCATGAGGAGGGGCGAGTACTCAGACTACCAACGTATGATAGGTTTCAGCGATTGCATCAGATCCTGTCGTATGATCCCCATG CACAAAGGGTCCTACAGAGTAAGGATATATGAGAGGGAGAACTTCGGAGGTCAGATGTATGAGCTCATGGACGACTGCGACAACTTCCAAGACCGCTACCGCATGTCCGACTGCCAGTCCTGCAACGTGATGGATGGCCACTGGCTGATGTACGAGCAGCCCCACTACAGAGGCAGGATGATGTACCTGAGGCCCGGAGAGTACAGGAGCTTCAGGGACATGGGATATGACGGAATGAGATTCAGCTCCATCAGACGCATCAATGAATCCTGTTaa
- the LOC113007422 gene encoding gamma-crystallin M3-like, whose product MTMGKIIFYEDRNFQGRSYETSSDCADMSSYLSRCHSCRVESGCFMVYDRTNYMGNQFFVRRGEYSDYQRMGMSDCIRSCRMIPMHRGQFRMRIYERENFGGQMYELMDDCENMMDRYRMSDCQSCNVMDGHWLMYEQPHYRGRMMYLRPGEYRSFRDMGMSGMRFNSMRRIMDSCY is encoded by the exons ATGACCATGGGAAAG ATCATCTTCTATGAGGACAGGAACTTCCAGGGTCGTTCCTATGAGACCAGCAGCGACTGTGCTGACATGTCCTCCTACCTGAGCAGGTGCCACTCCTGCAGGGTGGAGAGCGGCTGCTTCATGGTCTACGACCGTACCAACTACATGGGAAATCAGTTCTTTGTCAGGAGGGGAGAGTACTCTGACTACCAGCGTATGGGCATGAGTGATTGCATTAGGTCCTGCCGCATGATCCCCATG CACAGAGGCCAGTTCAGGATGAGGATCTATGAGAGGGAGAACTTCGGAGGTCAGATGTACGAACTGATGGACGACTGCGAGAACATGATGGATCGCTACCGCATGTCCGACTGCCAGTCGTGCAACGTGATGGATGGCCACTGGCTGATGTACGAGCAGCCCCACTACAGAGGCAGGATGATGTACCTGAGGCCCGGAGAGTACAGGAGCTTCAGGGACATGGGCATGAGCGGGATGAGGTTCAATAGCATGAGGCGCATCATGGATTCCTGTTATTAG
- the LOC113008447 gene encoding gamma-crystallin M1 translates to MGKIVFYEDRNFQGRSYECTSDCSDMSSYLSRCQSCRVESGCFMVYERPNYMGMQFFLRRGEYHDMQRMMSMGMMFDSIRSCRMIPFHRGQFRMRIYERENFGGQMNELMDDCDSIMDRYRMSDCMSCNVMDGHWLMYEQPHYRGRMMYLRPGEYRSFRDMGMSGMRFMSMRRITDMC, encoded by the exons ATGGGCAAG atcgTCTTCTACGAGGACAGGAACTTCCAGGGTCGCTCCTATGAGTGCACGAGCGACTGCTCTGACATGTCCTCCTACCTGAGCAGGTGCCAGTCCTGCAGGGTGGAGAGCGGCTGCTTCATGGTCTATGAGCGTCCCAACTACATGGGCATGCAGTTCTTCCTTAGGAGGGGCGAGTACCATGACATGCAGCGCATGATGAGCATGGGAATGATGTTTGATTCCATCAGATCCTGCAGAATGATCCCCTTT CACAGAGGCCAGTTCAGGATGAGGATCTATGAGAGGGAGAACTTCGGTGGTCAGATGAACGAGCTGATGGACGACTGCGACAGCATCATGGACCGCTACCGCATGTCCGACTGCATGTCCTGCAACGTGATGGATGGCCACTGGCTGATGTACGAGCAGCCCCACTACAGAGGCAGGATGATGTACCTGAGGCCCGGAGAGTACAGGAGCTTCAGGGACATGGGCATGAGCGGGATGAGGTTCATGAGCATGAGGCGTATCACTGATATGTGCTAG
- the LOC113008375 gene encoding gamma-crystallin M2 produces the protein MGKIIFYEDKNFQGRSYECSNDCTDLHLYFSRCNSIRVESGCFMIYERPNFMGHQYFMRRGEYPDYQRWMGFSSCIRSCRMIPVYRGSYRLRIYEKPDFSGHMMEFMDDCPCVSDRFHHRHVYSSNVMNGYWIFYEYPNYRGRQYFLRPGEYRRYRDWCATCAIVGSFRRVTEF, from the exons ATGGGCAAG atTATCTTTTACGAGGACAAGAACTTCCAGGGTCGCTCCTATGAGTGCAGTAATGACTGCACAGACCTTCACTTGTACTTCAGCCGCTGCAACTCCATCAGGGTAGAGAGTGGCTGCTTTATGATCTATGAGCGCCCTAACTTCATGGGCCACCAGTATTTCATGAGGAGGGGAGAGTATCCTGACTACCAGAGGTGGATGGGCTTCAGCAGCTGTATCCGCTCCTGTAGGATGATTCCAGTG TATCGAGGTTCCTACAGATTGCGTATCTATGAGAAGCCTGACTTCAGTGGTCACATGATGGAGTTCATGGATGACTGTCCCTGTGTGTCTGACCGTTTCCATCACCGCCATGTCTACTCCAGTAATGTTATGAATGGCTACTGGATCTTCTACGAGTACCCCAACTACCGAGGCAGACAGTACTTCCTAAGACCCGGGGAGTACAGGAGGTACCGCGATTGGTGCGCCACCTGTGCCATTGTCGGCTCCTTCAGGAGAGTCACCGAATTTTAG